Part of the Hallerella porci genome is shown below.
AATTCGGACTTTTTTGCGGAAAATTTTTGCGCCCAATTCGCTTGAGCATTTTCTAAAGCGAGATGCAATTTGGAAAGGAAATAAAAAATCCAATCGGTGATGTCGCCGTTCGAAGTTTGCGCTTGAAAAAGAGATTGAAAATAAGAATTTTTGTCTTCAAAAAACAGAGAATGAAATGAATAACTGTGCTTTTCGGAATGTTCACTTTGCGAAAGCAGCAAATCCGAAAGAAGGCGAGCCATGCAGCCGTTGCCTTTTGAAAAAGGACGAATTGTTACAAACCAAAAATGAACAATTGCCGCTTTTAAAACGGGATCCATTTCGGATAAATTGAAAAAACGAATCAATTTTTCCATTTCTTTTGGAATTCGATCCGCTGAAACGCCTCGAAATCCACAAAGATAATCCAAATTTTGCGATTTAGAAGAATTTTTGTAACGTCCGCCATTAAAAATTAGCGAAGAATGAAATGAAAAAAGGCGTTTTTCGGTTAGTTCGTTTGAAAAATTGCGTTCTGCGGAGAAAAAAAGTTTTGGAATTTCTGAATATTCATCAATTTTACATAAATTTGATAAATTTTCTTCTTGAATTCCTTGAAAATTTTCATTGGAAAGCGCAAATGCGCACTTTCCTTGTAATTTTCCTTGTAAAAATCGAATTTTACAGAGTAAATCGGCGATTTTTAAATAAGAAATGCGAAAATTTGTCCAATCGGGATATTGATGAATGAAAAGCATAATTACCGTGAAAAGAGAAAGTGAAAATTTATTTTTATACGCATATTCTGCGTTGAATATAAAAATTTTTCTTGGAAAAATACTTCATCCATACGAAATTTTTGATTAAAAATTGATTTTAAAAATTCTCCAAATTCATTTTAGAATGAAAATTTTTAAAATTTAAGCGATTTTTACATAATTTACGCAAAAAATGCGTTAATAATACGACTTTTTTGTCTATCATCAATTTTTCTATGGAAAATTCTTTTCACTGAATTTATCTTTGGTGCATTCATTTCAACCCCATTTTGGGAAAAGGATTCATTATGTACTACCCGTCGATTAAAGTCCTCGATTGCACCATTCGCGATGGCGGACTCGTCAACAAGCATGACTTCAGTTTGGAATTTGTGCGTCGTCTTTATCAACTTTTGACGGCGGCGGGCGTGGATTATATGGAAATGGGCTATAAGAATTCTCCGGAATTGTTTGATCCGAAGGAATATGGCCCGTGGAAATTCTGCGAAGATGAAATGCTTTGGAAAGTGCGCGATGGCATTGATAGCGAAATGAAGATGGCGGTGATGGCCGATGTTGGCCGCGTCAATATGAACGCAATTAAGCCGGCTTCGGAATCTCCGTATCAGATGGTTCGCGTGGCAAGTTATGTGAAGAATATCGACAAAGGCATTAGCCTCGTCAATACATTCCACGATTTAGGATTTGAAACGACGCTGAATATTATGGCGGTGAGCCGCGATCGCGGTCCGGAATTGGATGAAGCGTTGGATCAAGTGGAACACGAATGCAAAAACGATGTGCTCTACTTGGTGGATTCTTTTGGTCATTTCTATCAAGAAGATATTGATCAGAGCATGGTGCGTTATCGCGAGCATGTGAAGTCGAAAAAATTCGGTTTCCACGGTCATAATAATCAGCAGCTTGCTTTCTCCAATACGATTCAAGCAATTATCAATCATGTGGATTATTTGGATTGCACGGTGACTGGAATGGGCCGCGGTGCTGGAAACTGCACGACAGAACTTTTGCTCAGTTTCCTGAAAAATCCGAAATATGATTTGCGTCCGGTTTTGGATGCGATTACAGAACTCTTTACTCCGCTTCGTCGCAAGTACGAATGGGGTTACATTATTCCGCAGATGATTACGGGTTCTTTGAATTTGCATCCGTCGTCGGCAATTGAATTCCGCAAAGGACCGGATAAAGAATTGTATCGCAAATTCTTTGAACAGATGATGAACGAATTGAATGTTTAAGGAAAACATTTGAATGGATTCACGAGAGCGCTCTGACGAGGAGCGCTTTTTTATTTCTACTTTTGCCCGCGATGAATGTCAATGGAAAATCTTATTTCCCAGCGATAGATGGGTTACGGCTTTTAGCTTCTCTCAATATCGTGATGTTACACCTTTCGTCGTCATCGGCGCTCGGTTATATGTCGCATTGGAATTGGATTTTTCCGGTGGTTACGGCGCCGGCATTTGCAGCGGGATTGTTTTTTATTTTAGCGGGATTTTTATTCGGCTCCAAATTTAATGATCCCGATCGGCGAATGCCTGTAATTCCTTTTATGTTTGCGCGGATTGCAAAACTTTATCGTTGCCATTTTGCGATGACGGTTTTAATGTTTGCAGCGCTTTATGTAAAACTCGGCGGCTTTGAAAATATGTTTCATCC
Proteins encoded:
- a CDS encoding Fic family protein: MLFIHQYPDWTNFRISYLKIADLLCKIRFLQGKLQGKCAFALSNENFQGIQEENLSNLCKIDEYSEIPKLFFSAERNFSNELTEKRLFSFHSSLIFNGGRYKNSSKSQNLDYLCGFRGVSADRIPKEMEKLIRFFNLSEMDPVLKAAIVHFWFVTIRPFSKGNGCMARLLSDLLLSQSEHSEKHSYSFHSLFFEDKNSYFQSLFQAQTSNGDITDWIFYFLSKLHLALENAQANWAQKFSAKKSEFSLSGIALSEREQLLIKYLQENPHAKISSSEWAKISAISHDSALRDFKNLQQKNILKKSKEKGRSTKYFFNEESF
- a CDS encoding aldolase catalytic domain-containing protein is translated as MYYPSIKVLDCTIRDGGLVNKHDFSLEFVRRLYQLLTAAGVDYMEMGYKNSPELFDPKEYGPWKFCEDEMLWKVRDGIDSEMKMAVMADVGRVNMNAIKPASESPYQMVRVASYVKNIDKGISLVNTFHDLGFETTLNIMAVSRDRGPELDEALDQVEHECKNDVLYLVDSFGHFYQEDIDQSMVRYREHVKSKKFGFHGHNNQQLAFSNTIQAIINHVDYLDCTVTGMGRGAGNCTTELLLSFLKNPKYDLRPVLDAITELFTPLRRKYEWGYIIPQMITGSLNLHPSSAIEFRKGPDKELYRKFFEQMMNELNV